A region from the candidate division WOR-3 bacterium genome encodes:
- a CDS encoding aspartate 1-decarboxylase: MMLKKFLKSKIHGLHITGKELYYEGSLELDGLLLQEAEIESGEMVQVVNLNNGERFETYTISAPPGSGRCVLKGAAARLGEVGDELIVMSIVYLDEEKASRHKIIKVVVDKDNRVIGKKS, translated from the coding sequence ATGATGCTAAAGAAATTTCTCAAGTCGAAGATTCATGGGCTTCACATTACTGGTAAGGAGTTGTACTACGAAGGGAGTCTGGAGCTGGATGGACTGTTACTCCAGGAGGCGGAAATAGAATCGGGGGAGATGGTTCAAGTGGTAAATTTGAATAATGGGGAGCGGTTTGAGACTTATACGATTTCTGCTCCTCCTGGGTCCGGTCGGTGTGTTTTGAAAGGTGCAGCCGCCCGCTTGGGCGAGGTGGGTGACGAACTGATTGTGATGAGCATTGTCTACCTTGACGAAGAGAAGGCGAGCCGACACAAGATAATTAAGGTCGTTGTGGACAAGGACAATCGCGTAATCGGAAAGAAGAGTTGA
- the rpsM gene encoding 30S ribosomal protein S13 — protein MARIVGVDLPDGKKVLYALPKIFGIGLSSARKILAATGVDPNKRVGELSDEELASIRKEIESGYKVEGELRAEIAANIKRFIEIGCYRGLRHRARLPVRGQRTRTNARTRKGPRKTTGVIKVKAPSTPKE, from the coding sequence GTGGCTCGTATTGTTGGCGTTGATCTGCCTGACGGCAAAAAGGTTCTTTATGCCCTGCCGAAGATTTTCGGAATAGGGCTTTCTTCGGCGCGAAAGATACTGGCAGCGACCGGAGTCGACCCGAACAAAAGGGTCGGTGAACTTTCTGATGAGGAACTGGCGAGTATCCGTAAGGAGATTGAAAGCGGATACAAGGTTGAAGGTGAACTCCGGGCAGAGATTGCCGCCAATATCAAGCGCTTTATTGAGATTGGCTGTTACCGCGGTCTGAGGCATCGGGCGCGGTTGCCGGTGCGCGGGCAAAGGACCAGAACCAACGCCCGGACAAGAAAGGGACCGCGTAAGACCACTGGTGTTATCAAGGTGAAGGCGCCTTCAACGCCGAAGGAGTAG
- a CDS encoding IMP cyclohydrolase — MRGWAILSVWDKSGLEELARALVGADYGLLATSKTGEVLRGAGFNVTDVAQWTGAPEVLKGRVKTLHPKIAAGILSFRDDKTIEPIDFVVCNLYPFADGLRQGLGLKEMIELIDIGGVTLLRAAAKNWLYVTAVPEPKYYPEVIAELRSHGEVSRGQRLRLAQATFELTSRYDGMICSYFAEIVDRYPDFQV; from the coding sequence GTGCGGGGCTGGGCAATTCTGTCGGTCTGGGATAAAAGCGGTCTTGAGGAGCTGGCGCGGGCTCTGGTTGGTGCTGATTACGGTCTGCTGGCAACCTCAAAGACAGGTGAGGTTCTGCGGGGGGCGGGTTTTAATGTTACCGATGTTGCGCAATGGACCGGTGCACCTGAGGTTTTAAAAGGTAGGGTCAAGACATTGCATCCAAAGATTGCTGCGGGAATTCTTTCCTTCCGGGATGACAAGACAATTGAGCCGATTGACTTTGTTGTCTGTAACCTTTATCCCTTTGCTGATGGGCTCAGGCAGGGTTTGGGGCTGAAGGAGATGATTGAGTTGATTGACATTGGCGGAGTTACGCTTTTGCGGGCGGCTGCGAAGAACTGGCTTTATGTGACCGCGGTTCCTGAGCCGAAATACTATCCAGAGGTGATTGCGGAGCTGCGCTCCCATGGCGAGGTGAGCCGAGGGCAGCGGCTGAGGCTTGCGCAGGCAACTTTTGAGTTGACCAGCAGGTATGACGGGATGATTTGTTCCTATTTTGCGGAAATTGTTGACAGGTATCCTGATTTTCAGGTATAA
- the rpsK gene encoding 30S ribosomal protein S11 has translation MAKRSSRKRASPVCVAHITTTFNNTIVTIAEPDGAVVCWSSAGRVGFKGAKKGTPYAAGQAAESAGKEAVALGVRKVEVKISGPGPGREAAIRSLQNAGLDIVSIQDVTPIPHNGCRPPKQRRV, from the coding sequence GTGGCAAAGAGGTCTTCAAGGAAGAGGGCGTCACCGGTTTGTGTGGCGCATATTACCACTACATTCAATAATACCATTGTGACTATTGCCGAGCCTGACGGCGCGGTGGTGTGCTGGTCATCCGCGGGCAGGGTCGGTTTCAAGGGTGCGAAGAAAGGCACCCCTTATGCAGCAGGACAGGCAGCAGAGTCTGCGGGTAAGGAGGCGGTGGCACTCGGCGTGAGAAAGGTTGAGGTAAAGATAAGCGGACCCGGTCCGGGTCGGGAGGCGGCGATTCGTTCGCTGCAGAACGCCGGGCTTGATATCGTGAGCATTCAGGATGTCACCCCTATTCCCCATAATGGCTGCCGTCCGCCAAAACAGCGTCGGGTATAG
- a CDS encoding DNA-directed RNA polymerase subunit alpha, with protein sequence MKLKPFIMPERYEIDTETATDSYAKFSIAPLERGWGTTIGNSLRRALLSSVQGAAVVEVRIDGVTHEFTTIEDVVEDVPEIIINIKKLRFRLWSETPRLCYLHAKGKREFYARDMTVPPDLVIVNPDQKILTIADNRRSVNIEMLVENGRGFVKAERIRKNRTAPEGTIFCDAFFSPVKRVNYWVETMRVEDRTDFERVMLEVWTDGTVTPEEALIQSATILRNHMAALVPSEKEPSFVEEEKVLEDRDRLAELLAMDIDELELSNRALNCLKRGRSKHTGERVSIQTVADLVQRTEREILEIENFGRKSLEELKKVLEDLGLSLGMDISGIPVGKPKAEAEEEEEKE encoded by the coding sequence ATGAAACTGAAACCTTTTATAATGCCTGAAAGGTATGAGATTGATACCGAAACGGCAACCGACAGTTACGCCAAGTTCAGTATTGCACCATTAGAGCGGGGTTGGGGAACCACTATTGGCAACAGTCTCCGCCGGGCGCTACTTTCCTCGGTGCAGGGCGCGGCGGTGGTGGAGGTCCGGATTGATGGTGTTACCCACGAGTTTACCACAATTGAGGATGTGGTTGAGGATGTGCCTGAGATTATCATCAATATCAAGAAGCTTCGTTTCCGACTCTGGTCTGAGACGCCCCGGCTTTGTTACCTCCATGCCAAAGGGAAAAGGGAGTTTTACGCCCGAGATATGACAGTTCCGCCGGACCTGGTGATTGTTAATCCAGACCAGAAGATTCTCACCATCGCTGATAACCGCCGTTCGGTAAACATTGAGATGCTGGTTGAGAATGGCAGGGGGTTTGTTAAGGCGGAGCGCATCCGTAAGAACCGCACCGCACCTGAGGGGACCATCTTCTGCGACGCATTTTTCTCCCCGGTAAAAAGGGTTAATTACTGGGTGGAGACGATGCGAGTGGAGGACAGAACCGACTTCGAGCGGGTGATGCTTGAGGTCTGGACCGATGGCACGGTCACTCCAGAGGAGGCGCTGATTCAATCGGCGACGATATTGAGAAACCATATGGCGGCACTTGTACCAAGTGAGAAGGAGCCCAGTTTTGTTGAGGAGGAGAAGGTTCTCGAGGATCGCGACCGGCTGGCAGAACTTCTGGCAATGGATATTGACGAGCTGGAGCTTTCCAACCGGGCGCTCAACTGTTTGAAACGGGGGCGTTCAAAGCATACCGGTGAAAGGGTTTCGATTCAGACTGTCGCCGACCTTGTTCAACGCACCGAACGGGAGATACTGGAGATTGAGAACTTCGGCAGAAAGTCGCTTGAAGAACTGAAAAAGGTTCTCGAGGATCTGGGATTGAGCTTGGGGATGGATATCTCAGGGATACCAGTGGGGAAACCAAAGGCGGAGGCTGAGGAAGAGGAGGAAAAGGAGTAA
- the rpsD gene encoding 30S ribosomal protein S4: protein MARDIGAKCKRCRRAREKLFLRGNKCISDKCTLIKRGEEAATATRRRVSPYAIQLREKQKLRMMYGILETQFRNYFVKAAKSPNTAAALLMMLERRLDNVVFRLGFADSRAQARQLVRHGHITVDNRRIDIPSYQVKPGQVIAVATEKGRKLVSGILAAKEPVVVPWLSVNQQQLTGQMLRLPSQEDLKDVPCNMQLIVEFYSK, encoded by the coding sequence ATGGCAAGAGATATAGGAGCGAAGTGTAAGCGTTGCCGCCGGGCGCGGGAAAAGTTGTTTCTGCGGGGCAACAAGTGTATTTCGGATAAATGCACATTGATTAAGCGGGGTGAAGAGGCAGCCACGGCGACCCGGCGCCGGGTTTCGCCCTATGCGATTCAGTTGCGGGAGAAACAGAAGTTACGGATGATGTATGGGATTCTGGAGACGCAGTTCCGCAACTATTTCGTCAAGGCGGCAAAGAGTCCGAATACCGCAGCGGCACTGTTGATGATGCTTGAGCGCCGGCTGGACAATGTTGTTTTTCGGCTCGGTTTTGCCGACTCCCGGGCTCAGGCACGGCAACTGGTTCGGCACGGTCACATCACCGTGGATAATCGCAGGATTGACATACCTTCATACCAAGTTAAGCCAGGGCAGGTGATTGCGGTTGCCACCGAAAAGGGGCGGAAACTGGTCAGCGGGATCCTGGCGGCAAAGGAGCCGGTGGTTGTGCCCTGGTTAAGTGTGAATCAGCAGCAACTTACCGGTCAGATGCTTAGGCTACCGTCGCAAGAGGATTTAAAGGATGTTCCCTGTAATATGCAATTAATCGTGGAGTTTTATTCAAAATGA
- a CDS encoding phosphoglycerate mutase (catalyzes the interconversion of 3-phosphoglycerate and 2-phosphoglycerate; this enzyme does not require the cofactor 2,3-bisphosphoglycerate as a phosphate donor; BPG-independent PGAM; aPGAM), which produces GRGILEAVGIGVVPRPGDVCARGNFATVDKEGVVVDRRAKVGERRMKTEECVELCARLQERIGQIDDVKVLVRAGREHRFVVIFSGEGLKEGLSDSDPGREGKKPLPVKPLVPEAERAARVVNEFIERCAEELKKRSRANWVLLRGVSLLPELPPFPERYGLRAACVAAYPMYKGLARLLGMEVLENDGTWEGEIGAVESKKDKFDFFFVHFKEFDQAGEDGDFDRKVELLEQFDERIVPRITALNFDVLCITGDHSTPAVMRSHSWHPVPLLIHSRYCRPQGFDEDFGERACRRGTLGFVSGMELMPLLLAHALRLKKFGA; this is translated from the coding sequence GGCAGGGGTATTTTGGAGGCGGTGGGTATTGGGGTTGTTCCCAGGCCTGGTGATGTGTGCGCACGGGGAAACTTTGCCACAGTGGATAAGGAGGGTGTGGTTGTTGACCGACGGGCAAAGGTGGGGGAGAGGCGGATGAAGACCGAGGAGTGCGTGGAGTTGTGCGCCCGGCTGCAGGAGCGGATTGGTCAGATTGATGATGTGAAGGTTTTGGTGAGAGCGGGCAGGGAGCACAGGTTTGTTGTTATTTTTTCTGGAGAGGGTCTGAAAGAGGGCTTAAGCGATTCTGACCCGGGCAGGGAGGGGAAGAAGCCATTGCCGGTGAAGCCGCTCGTGCCTGAGGCGGAAAGGGCGGCACGGGTGGTGAATGAGTTTATTGAAAGGTGCGCAGAGGAGTTGAAGAAGAGGTCAAGGGCAAACTGGGTGCTTTTGCGTGGGGTTTCGCTTTTGCCAGAGCTGCCGCCATTTCCCGAGCGCTATGGTCTGCGTGCCGCCTGTGTTGCCGCCTATCCGATGTATAAAGGACTGGCAAGGCTTTTGGGGATGGAGGTTTTGGAAAACGATGGGACCTGGGAGGGGGAGATAGGGGCGGTTGAAAGTAAGAAGGATAAATTTGATTTCTTTTTTGTCCATTTCAAGGAGTTTGACCAGGCGGGTGAGGATGGTGATTTTGACCGCAAGGTGGAACTTTTGGAGCAGTTTGATGAGCGAATTGTGCCGAGGATTACCGCGCTGAATTTTGATGTGCTCTGCATTACCGGGGACCATTCAACACCAGCGGTGATGCGCAGCCACTCCTGGCATCCGGTGCCTTTACTAATCCATTCCCGTTACTGCCGTCCCCAGGGTTTTGATGAGGATTTTGGGGAGAGGGCATGCCGGCGCGGGACATTGGGGTTTGTTTCCGGGATGGAGTTGATGCCGCTCCTTTTGGCGCACGCGCTGAGACTGAAGAAGTTCGGGGCATAG
- the rplQ gene encoding 50S ribosomal protein L17, which yields MRHGDRVKKLGRKREHRVALLRNLVAALIRYERIRTTVAKAKEARRLAERLVRLAISGTLADRRQVAKAIADKGLIRKLFSEIAPRLADRQGGYTRIYRLGHRPGDSAEMAILEFVVRSEKEGVTKGKKGGKKTATDKKKS from the coding sequence GTGCGGCATGGTGATAGAGTGAAGAAATTAGGACGCAAGCGCGAGCATCGGGTTGCCCTTTTGCGAAACCTTGTTGCCGCCTTAATTAGATACGAGCGTATCAGAACAACGGTTGCGAAAGCAAAGGAGGCAAGGCGGCTGGCAGAGCGCTTAGTGCGTCTGGCAATTTCCGGGACACTCGCGGACCGGCGGCAGGTGGCGAAGGCGATAGCCGACAAGGGGTTGATTCGGAAGTTGTTTTCAGAGATTGCCCCCAGGCTGGCTGACCGCCAAGGTGGATATACGAGGATTTATCGGTTAGGGCATCGACCAGGGGATTCAGCGGAGATGGCCATTCTGGAGTTTGTTGTCCGTTCGGAGAAGGAGGGGGTGACAAAAGGGAAAAAGGGTGGCAAAAAGACAGCGACAGATAAGAAAAAGTCTTAG